One genomic region from Colletotrichum lupini chromosome 7, complete sequence encodes:
- a CDS encoding methyltransferase: MAEQKEDKWSSEAYQHSASFVPKLATKVVQWLDVQKDDVILDVGCGDGVLDVEFGKVLSQGKGSLHGIDASPGMISAAKNAVSAAGLSNCEFEVLDATRITTSSTPTLHAPTFTKAFSNAALHWILRPPGSHIPVFTTIRDALLPGGSFALEMGGLGNVAEMRTAIVMAVARRVGMEKAVAVDPWFFPDEEWLKTVLEKEVGGWEVLKVEREWRPTTADKGGVEGWVRLMGKELLDAVPEEGGQREETVKEIVEVLRHVCKIPGDGEMISYVRLRCLARKL; this comes from the exons ATGGCTGAacaaaaagaggataaatgGTCATCCGAG GCCTACCAGCACTCCGCTTCCTTCGTCCCCAAGCTGGCGACCAAGGTGGTGCAGTGGCTCGACGTGCAAAAGGACGATGTCATCCTCGACGTCGGGTGCGGTG ACGGCGTCCTCGACGTCGAGTTCGGTAAGGTCCTCTCTCAAGGAAAAGGCTCCCTCCACGGCATCGACGCCTCCCCAGGCATGATCTCCGCCGCCAAAAACGCCGTGTCAGCAGCTGGCCTCTCAAACTGCGAATTCGAAG TCCTCGACGCAACAAGAATCACAACCTCCTCAACACCAACCCTACACGCCCCAACCTTCACAAAAGCCTTCTCCAACGCAGCCCTCCACTGGATCCTCCGCCCCCCAGGCTCCCACATCCCCGTCTTCACCACCATCCGCGACGCTCTCCTCCCAGGCGGCAGCTTCGCCCTCGAAATGGGCGGCCTGGGCAACGTAGCCGAGATGCGCACCGCCATCGTCATGGCCGTCGCGCGGCGCGTGGGCATGGAGAAGGCTGTCGCCGTAGACCCCTGGTTCTTTCCGGACGAAGAGTGGTTGAAGACGGTGCTCGAGAAGGAGGTCGGCGGATGGGAGGTGTTGAAAGTTGAGCGGGAGTGGAGGCCGACGACGGCTGATAAGGGTGGCGTGGAAGGGTGGGTAAGGTTGATGGGCAAGGAGCTGTTGGATGCGGTGCCGGAGGAAGGCGGACAGAGGGAGGAGACTGTGAAGGAGATAGTGGAGGTGTTGAGACATGTTTGTAAGATTCCGGGGGATGGGGAGATGATTAGCTATGTGAGGTTGAGGTGTCTTGCGAGGAAGCTTTAG
- a CDS encoding amidase: MSSSAEWSPDSWRSKPIKQAPAYPDEAGLKKSVKELGRLPPIVHPKEIVALKQHLRDVALGEAFLLQGGDCAELFDYCEPNAIESKIKLLLQMSLVLVWGADKRVVRIGRMAGQYAKPRSSPTEMVDGVEMPSFRGDILNGFHVDEREIDPQRLVKAYQYSSATLNYIRACLSSGIADLHKPLDWGLGHVRDPELKRKYSEAVLSLTDMLRFLHTIGADRSDKLDTVDLFTSHEGLLLEYEQPLTRLLETPVPRPTANGNGPRNDSSSGPTETKKEYYDTSAHFLWIGDRTRQIDGAHVEFFRGIANPIGIKVGPTTPVDDLLALLRALNPDKEPGKITLITRYGASKVRSLLPAHIRAVEDSEYHRCVVWQCDPMHGNTVSTGGGIKTRRFRDIFEELQETLRIHKEQKSYLGGVHLELTGDAVTECLGGSEGLDEDDLSTNYTSFCDPRLNEKQALELAFLIADHYRNERRPVFGIWAFGNKIDPRATNARHATMYLSKSRGTHGPLNTTYPRKRNRFDNETCKRSWLTLGPTCGEALVLLVRVHRLTDAFTCPAGKFQADISGPKISAPYALLPQRPIRGAGLPRDSAGYPSHLASIIFQQTFTLFSLDIMVYPFDYLQHRRDCNFKQSERADRIRRLTAYKGPFSQQDRQILDKPIEELVQDVHKTVLQPIDILKTYGKVALKAHERTNCLTEVMLESAEKWVADGSVNLKGPLAGIPVSLKDTIVVGGYDTTVGFSSFVGNKTAADGPVVRLLKDAGAVPYVKTNLPITLLSFESTNDVWGRCTNPHNSRYSPGGSTGGESALLAMGGRIGIGSDVAGSVRAPAHFSGCYSLRCSTGRWPKLGFCTSMPGQEGVPSVYSPMTRTLDDLRYFTRAVVGMKPWEYDYSVHPLAWRSETEKTWLSDKKKLRVGVMRTDGVVDPSPACRRALEMVENALRKQGHEIVEISPPSPYEGLKIAALALNADGCQMFSTFFRTGEWNDPGAAQMKFLMNLASPLRYLYYLWVKYVRRDDIWAGLVRDWRPQSAFENWKLVARREAYRNQWFEWWNKADVDFLITPPNATPAVPHDGMKDACSSCGYTFLFNLLDYTAGVLPVTHVDKDLDQLPADFNIKKLNGVAYGAYKLYDAKDMHGLPVGVQVVGRRLEEEKVLSLMQSVEDALGDEKYKLLDID; this comes from the exons ATGTCTTCCTCCGCAGAATGGTCGCCCGACTCCTGGCGCTCAAAACCCATCAAGCAGGCTCCCGCCTACCCAGACGAAGCCGGCTTGAAAAAGTCCGTCAAAGAATTGGGACGGCTACCCCCCATTGTCCACCCAAAGGAGATTGTCGCACTCAAGCAACATCTCCGTGATGTGGCACTCGGCGAGGCTTTCCTGCTCCAGGGCGGTGACTGCGCGGAGCTGTTCGACTACTGCGAGCCCAATGCAATCGAGTCAAAGATCAAGCTGCTGCTGCAGATGAGTCTGGTTCTCGTTTGGGGTGCCGACAAGCGCGTGGTGCGCATTGGCCGTATGGCTGGCCAGTATGCCAAGCCCAGATCGAGCCCTACAGAAATGGTTGACGGTGTGGAGATGCCTTCATTCCGCGGCGACATTCTCAACGGCTTCCACGTTGATGAGCGTGAAATTGACCCGCAGAGACTCGTGAA GGCCTACCAGTATTCTTCGGCAACCCTCAACTACATCAGAGCATGCCTCTCATCAGGCATCGCCGATCTCCACAAGCCGCTGGACTGGGGCCTGGGCCATGTCCGGGACCCGGAGCTCAAGAGGAAGTACTCCGAGGCCGTCCTCTCCCTCACAGACATGCTCCGCTTCCTCCACACCATCGGCGCCGACCGAAGCGACAAGCTGGACACGGTCGACCTCTTCACCAGCCACGAGGGCCTCCTCCTCGAGTACGAGCAGCCGCTGACCCGCCTCCTGGAGACGCCCGTCCCGCGTCCCACAGCAAACGGCAACGGCCCCCGGAACGACAGCAGCAGCGGCCCCACCGAGACTAAGAAGGAGTACTACGACACCTCGGCCCATTTCCTCTGGATCGGCGACCGCACCCGGCAGATCGACGGCGCCCACGTCGAGTTCTTCCGCGGCATCGCCAACCCGATCGGCATCAAAGTCGGACCCACCACGCCCGTGGACGACCTCCTCGCCCTGCTGCGCGCCCTCAACCCGGACAAGGAGCCCGGCAAGATCACCCTCATCACGCGGTACGGCGCCTCGAAAGTGCGCTCGCTGCTGCCGGCGCATATCCGCGCCGTCGAGGACAGCGAGTACCACCGCTGCGTGGTCTGGCAGTGTGACCCCATGCACGGCAACACGGTCTCGACGGGCGGCGGCATCAAGACGCGGCGCTTCCGCGACATCTTTGAGGAGCTGCAGGAGACGCTGCGCATCCACAAGGAGCAGAAGAGTTATCTCGGCGGCGTCCACCTCGAGCTCACTGGTGATGCCGTGACGGAATGTCTGGGTGGTAGCGAAGGGCTGGATGAGGATGATTTGTCGACCAACTACACGAGTTTCTGCGACCCGAGACTCAATGAGAAGCAGGCGCTCGAGTTGGCGTTCTTGATTGCGGATCACTACAGGAACGAGAGAAGACCGGTTTT CGGCATCTGGGCATTCGGGAACAAAATTGATC CTCGTGCCACTAATGCCAGGCACGC CACTATGTACCTGTCGAAATCCCGTGGGACACATGGACCTCTCAATACCACTTACCCACGCAAGAGGAATCGATTTGATAATGAAACATGCAAGCGCAGCTGGCTCACCTTGGGACCGACATGCGGGGAGGCCCTGGTGTTGTTGGTTCGTGTCCACCGGCTCACCGACGCATTTACTTGCCCAGCAGGGAAGTTTCAGGCGGATATCAGCGGGCCAAAGATAAG CGCGCCTTACGCCCTTTTACCCCAGCGGCCGATAAGGGGAGCGGGGCTTCCCCGCGACTCCGCCGGCTACCC CTCTCATCTTGCATCCATCATCTTTCAACAAACCTTCACACTCTTCTCACTCGACATT ATGGTCTATCCATTCGACTATCTCCAACACCGTCGTGACTG CAACTTCAAGCAATCCGAACGCGCGGACAGAATTCGCCGCCTCACGGCCTACAAAGGCCCCTTTTCACAACAAGACCGCCAGATCTTGGACAAACCCATCGAGGAACTCGTCCAAGATGTCCACAAGACCGTCCTCCAACCCATTGACATTCTCAAAACCTACGGTAAGGTAGCCCTCAAGGCCCACGAGCGCACAAACTGCCTCACCGAGGTCATGCTCGAGTCCGCCGAGAAGTGGGTGGCCGACGGCTCCGTCAACCTCAAGGGCCCGCTGGCCGGCATCCCCGTCAGCCTCAAAGACACAATCGTCGTCGGCGGCTACGACACCACCGTCGGCTTCAGCAGCTTCGTGGGCAACAAGACGGCCGCCGACGGGCCCGTCGTCCGCCTCCTCAAGGACGCCGGCGCCGTCCCCTACGTGAAGACCAACCTGCCCATCACCCTTCTCAGCTTCGAGTCCACAAACGACGTCTGGGGCCGCTGCACGAATCCGCACAATAGCCGCTACTCACCCGGCGGCTCCACGGGCGGCGAGTCCGCCCTCCTCGCCATGGGCGGCCGCATCGGCATCGGCAGCGACGTCGCGGGCAGCGTGAGGGCGCCGGCGCACTTTTCGGGGTGCTACAGCCTCCGCTGCTCCACGGGCCGGTGGCCGAAGCTGGGCTTCTGCACGAGCATGCCGGGCCAGGAGGGCGTGCCGTCCGTGTACAGCCCCATGACGAGGACGCTCGACGACCTGCGGTATTTCACGCGCGCCGTGGTGGGGATGAAGCCGTGGGAGTACGACTACAGCGTCCACCCGCTGGCGTGGCGTTCCGAGACGGAAAAGACGTGGCTGTCCGACAAGAAGAAGCTCCGCGTCGGCGTGATGCGCACCGACGGCGTCGTAGACCCCAGCCCGGCATGCCGGCGCGCGCTGGAGATGGTGGAGAATGCGCTGCGCAAGCAGGGCCACGAGATCGTCGAGATTAGCCCGCCCTCACCCTACGAGGGTCTCAAGATCGCCGCCCTCGCGCTCAACGCCGACGGGTGCCAGATGTTCAGCACCTTCTTCCGCACGGGGGAGTGGAACGACCCGGGCGCCGCGCAGATGAAGTTCCTGATGAACCTCGCCAGTCCCTTGCGGTATCTCTACTACCTCTGGGTGAAGTACGTTCGCCGCGACGATATCTGGGCGGGCCTCGTCCGGGACTGGCGGCCGCAGTCGGCGTTTGAGAACTGGAAGCTCGTCGCGCGGCGGGAGGCGTACCGGAATCAGTGGTTTGAGTGGTGGAACAAGGCGGATGTGGACTTTTTGATCACGCCGCCTAATGCTACGCCTGCTGTGCCGCATGACGGGATGAAGGATGCGTGTAGCAGCTGCGGATATACGTTTCTCTTCAACCTG CTCGACTACACCGCCGGCGTTCTCCCCGTGACACATGTGGACAAGGACCTGGATCAGCTTCCCGCGGACTTCAACATTAAGAAGCTCAATGGCGTGGCGTACGGTGCGTATAAGCTGTACGATGCCAAGGACATGCACGGCCTGCCCGTCGGCGTTCAGGTTGTAGGAAGGAGgttggaggaggagaaggtgCTGTCACTGATGCAGAGTGTGGAGGATGCTTTGGGCGATGAAAAGTACAAGTTGTTGGACATTGACTAA
- a CDS encoding lysophospholipase, which produces MMLSSLLVVAAAVAPVWAVDPVKPMAAGLIMEALDPRALPNSPSGGYAPAIVDCPSARPTIRSASALSPNETAWLPLRRNATVEPMREFLTRVSIPNFDAGAYIDRVSSSSSQLPNIALAVSGGGYRALMNGAGFLAAADSRTPNSTSSGQIGGLLQSATYVAGLSGGGWLVGSIFTNNFSSVVDLQRGSKGSAVWKFDRSIFSGPRESGLSILNTAEYWRDVAKQVDTKDQGFEVSITDYWGRALSYQLINATDGGPAYTFSSIADEPDFQSGQQPFPILVADGRAPNERIISLNATVYEFNPFELGTWDNTAYGFAPLRYLASNFSAGRIPDNGSCVRGFDQAGFVMGTSSSLFNQFMLQNLSSAGLPDFIQSALTTILNVLDQDNNDIAQYVPNPFYGYNPRTNVNANQTQLSLVDGGEDLQNIPLHPLIQPNRAVDVIFAVDSSADTNYNWPNGTALRATYDRVAQPIANGTLFPPVPDANTFINLGLNRRPTFFGCNASNFTLSGNQRVPPLVVYLPNAPYVAHSNVSTFDPSYELDQRDAIIQNGYDSATQGNATLDAQWPVCVACAVLSRSMARSRETVPDACAQCFSRYCWNGTLDTREVDYNPTFAIGNIEANSPAARTGVSFATGVLSAAAAALVLAI; this is translated from the coding sequence ATGATGCTCTCATCCCTATTGGTAGTGGCAGCTGCCGTTGCCCCGGTGTGGGCGGTTGATCCCGTGAAGCCAATGGCGGCCGGGCTCATCATGGAGGCCCTGGACCCCCGCGCCCTCCCGAACTCGCCTTCGGGAGGCTACGCACCCGCGATCGTCGACTGCCCGTCCGCCCGTCCTACAATCCGGTCCGCATCGGCCCTGTCGCCGAACGAGACAGCATGGCTCCCCCTTCGCCGCAACGCCACAGTCGAACCCATGCGCGAGTTCCTAACTCGCGTCAGCATTCCCAACTTTGATGCCGGTGCCTATATTGACCGTGTAAGCTCATCATCATCGCAATTGCCCAACATCGCCCTTGCCGTGTCAGGTGGTGGGTACCGGGCCCTCATGAACGGCGCCGGCTTCCTTGCTGCCGCAGACAGCCGGACCCCCAACTCGACATCATCTGGCCAGATCGGTGGACTCCTCCAGTCCGCCACTTACGTTGCCGGTCTTTCTGGTGGTGGATGGCTCGTCGGCTCCATCTTCACGAACAACTTCTCCTCTGTGGTCGACCTGCAGCGCGGCTCAAAGGGATCCGCTGTCTGGAAATTCGATCGGTCTATCTTCTCGGGCCCCAGAGAATCCGGCCTCTCCATCCTCAACACAGCCGAGTACTGGAGAGATGTTGCCAAGCAAGTCGATACCAAGGATCAAGGCTTCGAGGTTTCCATCACGGACTACTGGGGCCGCGCTCTCTCCTACCAGCTCATCAACGCTACTGACGGCGGGCCGGCCTACACCTTCTCGTCCATCGCCGACGAGCCCGACTTCCAGTCCGGCCAGCAGCCCTTCCCTATCCTCGTCGCCGACGGCCGCGCGCCCAACGAGCGCATCATCTCTCTCAACGCTACCGTCTACGAGTTCAACCCCTTTGAGCTCGGCACCTGGGACAACACGGCCTACGGCTTCGCTCCCCTCCGCTACCTCGCCTCCAACTTCTCcgccggccgcatcccgGACAACGGCTCCTGCGTCCGCGGCTTCGACCAGGCCGGCTTCGTCATGGGCACCTCTTCCTCCCTCTTCAACCAATTCATGCTCCAGAACCTCTCCTCCGCCGGCCTGCCCGATTTCATCCAGTCCGCCCTGACCACCATCCTCAACGTCCTGGACCAGGACAACAACGACATCGCCCAATACGTGCCCAACCCCTTTTACGGCTACAACCCGCGCACAAACGTAAACGCAAACCAGACCCAGCTCTCCCTCGTCGACGGCGGCGAAGACCTCCAAAACATCCCCCTCCACCCCCTGATCCAACCCAACCGCGCCGTCGACGTCATCTTCGCCGTCGACTCCTCCGCCGACACAAACTACAACTGGCCCAACGGCACAGCCCTCCGCGCAACCTACGACCGCGTCGCCCAGCCCATCGCAAACGGCACCCTCTTCCCCCCCGTCCCGGACGCAAACACCTTCATTAACCTAGGCCTCAACCGCCGCCCGACGTTCTTTGGCTGCAACGCCTCAAACTTCACCCTCTCGGGCAACCAGCGCGTGCCTCCCTTGGTCGTTTACCTCCCCAACGCTCCCTACGTCGCACACTCCAACGTCTCGACTTTCGATCCCAGCTACGAGCTCGACCAGCGCGACGCAATCATCCAAAACGGCTACGACTCGGCCACCCAGGGCAACGCGACCCTCGACGCCCAGTGGCCCGTCTGCGTAGCCTGCGCCGTGCTCTCTCGCAGCATGGCGCGCTCCCGCGAGACCGTGCCCGACGCCTGCGCGCAGTGCTTCTCGCGGTACTGCTGGAACGGTACGCTCGATACCCGCGAGGTGGACTATAACCCCACCTTTGCGATTGGCAACATTGAGGCCAATAGTCCCGCCGCGAGGACCGGTGTCAGTTTTGCGACTGGGGTGTTGagtgcggcggcggcggcgctggTGCTGGCGATCTAA